One window from the genome of Pyrobaculum ferrireducens encodes:
- the ahcY gene encoding adenosylhomocysteinase, whose protein sequence is MSKESRVKDLSLAGRGREQLYWAERNMPVLMEIRKRFEREKPLSGLTVAACLHVTKETGVLVRTLAAGGARVVLIPSNPLSTQDEVAAALAQEGVYVYAWRGMSEREYYNAIGFALSFNPAITLDDGADLTATIHKIRYGVRDQSIEYVYEVAGPLDGERLVSGLRGGTEETTTGVIRLRALKNAGKLVYPIIAVNESYTKYLFDNRYGTGQSTWDGVMRATNLLVAGKNVVVAGYGWVGRGIAIRARGLGARRVILVEVDPVRALEAVFDGFEVMPMDKAAEVGDIFITATGNIRAVSLGHIFKMKDGAVLANAGHFNVEIDVAGLERVAVAKKTIRPYLEEYTLPNGRRVYLIGEGRLVNLVAAEGHPSEVMDLSFANQALAAEYIAKNKLAVDVYKLPDEIDREVARLKLKTMGVELEELTEEQRRYISSWELGT, encoded by the coding sequence ATGTCAAAGGAGTCGCGGGTTAAAGATCTCTCGCTGGCGGGGCGGGGCAGGGAGCAGTTGTACTGGGCTGAGCGCAATATGCCTGTGTTGATGGAGATAAGGAAGAGGTTTGAGAGGGAGAAGCCGCTCTCCGGGCTGACAGTCGCGGCGTGTCTCCACGTGACTAAGGAGACGGGGGTCCTCGTGCGCACGCTCGCGGCGGGCGGAGCCCGGGTGGTGCTCATACCGTCTAACCCCCTGTCGACGCAGGACGAAGTCGCCGCGGCGCTGGCCCAGGAGGGCGTCTACGTCTACGCCTGGAGGGGCATGTCGGAGAGGGAGTACTACAACGCCATTGGCTTCGCGCTTTCTTTCAACCCGGCCATAACTCTCGACGACGGCGCGGACCTCACGGCTACGATACACAAAATCAGGTACGGAGTGAGAGACCAGTCTATTGAATACGTCTACGAGGTGGCGGGGCCCCTCGACGGGGAGAGGCTGGTGTCCGGCCTTAGAGGCGGGACTGAGGAGACGACGACCGGCGTCATTAGGCTCCGCGCTTTGAAAAACGCGGGGAAGCTCGTCTACCCCATAATCGCCGTGAACGAGTCCTACACCAAGTACCTATTCGACAACCGCTACGGCACAGGCCAATCGACGTGGGACGGCGTCATGAGGGCCACAAACCTGCTGGTGGCTGGGAAGAACGTGGTGGTGGCTGGCTACGGCTGGGTGGGCAGGGGTATTGCCATTAGGGCCAGGGGGCTGGGCGCCAGGAGGGTGATACTCGTCGAGGTGGACCCCGTGAGGGCGCTGGAGGCGGTGTTCGACGGCTTTGAGGTTATGCCGATGGACAAGGCGGCTGAGGTAGGCGACATATTCATAACGGCCACTGGCAACATCAGGGCCGTCAGCCTCGGCCACATATTCAAGATGAAAGACGGCGCGGTTCTCGCAAACGCGGGCCACTTCAACGTAGAGATAGACGTCGCGGGGCTTGAACGCGTGGCCGTGGCTAAGAAGACGATTAGGCCGTATCTAGAGGAGTACACCCTCCCAAACGGCAGGAGGGTCTATCTCATCGGCGAAGGCCGCTTGGTGAACCTAGTCGCCGCCGAGGGACACCCCTCGGAGGTGATGGACCTCTCCTTCGCCAACCAGGCCCTAGCCGCAGAGTACATAGCTAAGAACAAGCTGGCTGTGGATGTCTACAAGCTACCCGACGAGATAGATAGAGAGGTGGCCAGGCTCAAGCTTAAGACCATGGGCGTGGAGCTGGAGGAGCTCACAGAGGAGCAGAGGCGCTACATATCGAGCTGGGAGTTGGGGACGTAA